In Thermococcus sp., the genomic window GCCAACGCCATGGAGTGGGTTCCGGAGCTCAAGAAGATAAGGCACTACGTCAGCAGGTGCATGTTCTGCGCCCTCTGCGTCGATGTCTGTCCCGGCAAGAAGTTCCCGGGAGAGAAGAAAGCGGTGAAGGCGCTCAGGATGAGCGAGGAGTTCCTGCTGGCGGACTACGACAAGTACAGCGACAACCTCATCGAGGAGCCGCCCGAGGCCAAGGAGCTCTTCAAAAAAGAAGTGAAGGAGGCAGTGGAGTCCGAAGGCTAGCGTGAGCTAAGCCTTCACACCCTCTTTTATTCCATTGTGGTACCTGTAATCCCTGATGAGGGATTCTACCGCCCTTTCGTGGAGCCTCTCGGTAGAGCCCAGGTACCGGAACACCGCCTTCATAATTTCGTCGTCGGCCTTTTCGGCCAGAATGGAGTATATCCTCTCCGAGACCTCCTCAAGCTCAAGCGCACATTTGAGAACCGCGAACACGTCGTTTTCGCTCTCAAGTTCCCTTATGTCGGAGAGCTCCTCCAGGGAGGGCCCACTAACGGTGGGGATATCTTCCTCAAAGTTCCGGGTGTAAAGGTTCCTGAGCTTTCTTTCGTGCCGCCTCGCCTCCTGAGAGAGGAGCTTGAACATGTCGCAGACGGCACCCTCAATTTCCATGCCCTTCGCCTTCTCGGACAGCTTTTCGTAAAGAAGGGCCTTGTCCCCTTCAAGGGATATCCAGTAGGCGAGAAGCTCCCTCAGGGGAAGCTCCTCCAGGAGAGAGACGCCCTCAAGATCAACCATCCCACTCACCCCAATCCAATGTACGCGGGGGGTTTTATACGGGCTTTGGCACAACCGTCTATAAAAGGCGTTTGAAATAATTGGCTGCCCCTTAAAGGATATCTCAAAAATGGAAGGACTTTTGAATCGGATTTCGGAGTTTCAGACTTTTTCCTTTACCAACTCATTGTATCTCTGGCGGAGCAGTTCGTAGTGACTCCACTCAACATCGGCAAGCTTCCGGTAGAGCCCCCTCAGCTCGGGGTCGTCAACCCTCTCGGACAGAAGCCTGTAGGACTCATGGGCTATCAGCTCGCTCTCCATGGCGGCTCGGATGACCTCAGGGAGCTGGTCAGCCCGTTCAAGCCTATCGAGAACCGGAAGAACCTCAATGGGTGGAAGGTCGCTCCCTGGAACCTCGCCATAGGCCTCCCTGAAGCTCATCTCAAGCTCGGACGCATGGTTCAGGGAATCCTCCGCCAGCTTTTCAAATGTCTTCACCAGCTCCCCGCCCAGTCCGAGGTTTCTCGCCCGTATGGCGAGCTCGCGGTAGAATTCGGCCTCCTTTTTCTCGCCCTCTATCCAGTAGGCCAGGGCCTCCCTGTAGTTCAGCCTTGAGAGGAACTCAACTATCTCATCGACCTCGTACATTTCCATCGGACAGCGATAGGGCGCCTCCCCTAAATAAGCTTTAGGTTCATCTAACGAGCCATATCGTCAGGAACATGAGGATGTAGGCGATTATGCTTATGACCACGTGAACCTTTATCCACGCGTCCCTGCGCTTGGAGATAAAGATAAATGCCCCGCTCAGCATGGCGAGGCTCATGAAGGCAAAGCTCAGGTAGCCAAGGGTGTAGTGGTCGAAGCTAACCATTTGGAACACCCACCGGGAAGATGTACAGGGGAGCGCCGTCGGTGCCCAGTATCTCCGCAACGTCCTCGTCATAGAAGGCACCAACTGCGACGGTTCCGAGGTTCAGGGCGGTCGCTTGGAGGTAGATGTTCTGGCCTATATGTCCCGCCTCCATGTGCACGTACCTTATCCCGCGCTCCCCGTACCGGGAGGTCGTTCTTCCGTAGAATGCCACGAGGACTATACTGAGGGGCGCGTCCCCGACCCACCGCTGGTCGAGGGCCGCGCTCTGGAGGGCTTTCCTATAATCCCCCGCCTTCACCAACACAAGGGTGTGGTTGAAGGGGTCGTAGCGATACACTCCCGGGGCAAGGGCTTCGACGTTTCCGGCCACCACGTAGACCTCGAAGGGATACGTCGCCCCCGCGCTGGGCGAGGCTCGAAACCGGGTTCGCCGGGCCGTTATCCCCTGCGCCGCCCAGAGGAGCTGGGAGAGCTGGTTTAGGGTTATGGGTTCGTCCCTGTAGGAGCGTATGCTCCTCCGCCTCGCTATCGCTTCCTCGACGCTGACGTCCGAGTCCAGCCTCGGCTCGGGCAGGGCTATGACCTCGCCCGAGAGGGTCTCACCCACCCCTCTCCAGAGGAGGTATGGCTTGAGGACGAGAAGGAGAGACGATGCCACCACCAGGGCCACCACTATGTACGAAACATGCCTGAAGTTCATACTTATGAATTGGGCCTCATACTATTTAGGCTTCACCCCTTCACCTCAAAGCGAAGCAGCTCGCCCCTCCCCACCAGTCCGATCCCGGCCTTTTTCCCCAGCACCTCGACGGCGACGGTGTAGTCCGGGTCGCTAAGGTTGACCTTTAGGCCGAAGGCTTCCACTATAAGCGAACCCAGCTTTACTTCAAGCTCCCTCTGGGACAGCCCCCTGTTCCCTCTGACCTTGGCGCGTACCGCGAAGGTGCCGTCTATCTTTCTCGCCACTTCAAGGACTGCCCTTTCAATCTCCTCCCTCCTGGCCGGGACGACGAGGTCGAGGGGGACAACACGCTGTATCGCCTGGGTCTCGAAGTTCCTCAGCCGGTCTATGGCTTCCCCCCTTGACAGGGGCGTCTCGGCCAGAAGGACTCCCCTCCAGTCGGTACCCCTGACCCTGACCCTCTCCAGCGCCCATTCCAGTTCGAGTATGGCGTCGCCCTCACGTCCCTGTGGAGTCGTAACGAGAAGAATCGTCATCTCCGCTCACCGATGGACAACTTTTTATATTTCGCGTTCCTAAACTATGCGGTGAGTTAAAATGGAAGCCGGCGGCCTTAAGCTTTATCCCTACCAGTCATACGAAGTTTACGGCCTTTCTCGAAACCCCTTTGAGCAGCTTGCGAGTGAGGGGATAACCGACGTCGAGAGCATTCACGTCTATCAGGAGGTAGACATGCGCCTCCAGATGATAATCTCCGAGGTCATCGGAAACAAGAGCTCCATAGCCCTCAGCATCGTTGGCCCCCTCGGGATGGGCAAGACCCAGAGGCTCAAGACCATAGCCAAGGCCATAGAGGAGAACCGGGGAAAGGCCATATACGTCAAGGTCGATACGAACGACATCCTCAAGCTCACGCGCGACATCTTCTACGCCCTCAAACCCCCGAGGAGCAGGACCAACATATTCCTCGAAAACCTCTCAAGGAAGCTCGGCTTCATAGACAGGCTTGAGAAGATGCTGAGCAACCGGGACGAGTACAAGAGCAGGGACATAGCCGAACTCCTGACCGAACAGATGGGAAAATACCCCTACTGCGCCCTGCTCCTGGATGAGCTGGAGAACATGCAGACCGCGAGCGAGAGGGAGAAGATACAGTTCTTCGAGATGCTCAGGCACTTCATCAGCAACATGCCCCAGGGCTGTATCGTTGCCTTCGCCTGTGTACCTGAAGCCTACGAGGAGTACTCCAAGATCTTCCCTGCCTTCTTCATGCGCCTCCACTACGAGTTCAAGCTCAGACCGATGAGCATAGACGAGGCCTACGAGCTGGTGAAAAAGAGACTCAACAGGGTACGGATAAGGGACACCGACGACCCGCTCTATCCCTTCACCGAGGAGGCCGTTAAGCTCATCCATGAACTCGGGAAGGGCAACCCCAGGCAGATTTTGAGGCTCCTCCACTACGTGCTCAGCGAAGCTGCGAAGCACAAGTTTGACCCGATAGACGACTACGTTGTCACGACAATCCTTGAGGAGCCGAAGAGCCTTGAGGAGTACCTCACGAGGATTCCGAAGGAGTACAAGGATCTGGTGGAGGCAATAGTCCACGAGTTCAACGGCGGGCCGGTGAGCTACATCCAGATAGCCAAGATCGTCAAGAGGCCAGGAATACAGGTCTACGACCAGCTCAACGAGCTCATAAGGCTCGGCTTCCTGGTCGGAGACCCCAAGGGCAACTACAAAGTCCCCGAGTACGTGAGGAAGTTCCTTGAGGAGGGCGAGGAGACGGAAGAGGTCGAAGAGTGATAGTCCATGCCGAACTACGACGCCCACCTCCTGAGCGGCATAGTTTCATACCCGCTCACCGTTTTTCTCGCCTTCATGCTCAGGGATTACGCGGGAGTCCCCTTTGTCCTCAGCACGGCCGCAATGGTGATAGGCTACGCACTATACGTCCTGGGGGCCGATCTGCCGGACATGGACCACCCCAACGCGCTGATACACAGGGGGACGAAGCCCATAGTGGCCGTGGCAGTTGGGAGCGCGGTATTCGTGCAGAGCCTCGGCTCCATAAACCTTGGGGGCGAACCGCTCAACGTTGCCGCCGCGTGGGGAATCGGGGCGCTGGCCGGACTCATAGCCTGGTACGGCTTCACAGCGGTAATGCCCAGGCACAGGGGGATAGTGCACTCCCTCCTCTTCGCGGCCATATATGGGGTTCTGGGTTACGCCCTCGTGAACTTCGGCCTGGGTATGACGACGGGCGAGGGACTCTACGTCGGCTTCGTAGCGTTCAGCGGCTACACCCTACACCTCGTCCTCGACAGGGAGATTTCCCTCCTTTAGCTGACACCTTTTTGTCCGGGATTGACACATGATTGTCCCGCAATGTTTTTAAGTGTTCAACCCAAGGTTAAGAACCGGAGGTGGGAGAGATGTTCAGCCTGGGAGGATTCTCACGCGGAGGCGAATATGAAAACAAGACCTGGGACGTGCTGATCATCGGTGCCGGACCCGCCGGCTTCACCGCGGCCATATACGCGGCGCGCTTCGGCCTTGAGACCCTGATACTCAGCAAAGACCTCGGAGGAAACATGGCGCTGACCGACCTAATAGAGAACTACCCCGGCTTCCCCGAGGGAATCAGCGGTTCAGAACTCACTAACAGGATGCACGAGCAGGTGAAGAAGCTCGGCGTCGATATTGTCTTCGACGAGGTCGAGAGGATAGACCCGACCGAGTGCGCCTACTACGAGGGACCGTGCAAGTTCGCGGTCAGAACCAAGAACGGCAAGGAGTACAAAGCAAAGACCATAATCATAGCCGTTGGAGCAGCACCGAGGAAGCTCCACGTTCCCGGCGAAGAGGAGTTGACAGGAAGGGGCGTCTCCTACTGCGCCACCTGCGACGGCCCGCTCTTCAAGGGCAAGAAGGTGATAGTCGTCGGCGGTGGAAACACGGCACTTCAGGAGGCACTGTACCTCAAGAGCATAGGCGTTGACGTGACCCTCGTTCACAGGAGGGACAAGTTCAGGGCGGACAAGATACTCCAGGACAGGTTTAAGGAGAGCGGCATTCCAACTATACTCAACACCGTCGTGACCGAAATTAAGGGAACTAACAAGGTCGAGGCCGTCAAGCTGAAGAACCGCGTCACCGGCGAGGAGACGGAGATGGCCGTCGACGGCGTCTTCATCTTCATCGGCTACGAGCCCAAGACGGACTTCGTCAAGCACCTCGGCATAACCGATGAGTACGGCTACATCCCGGTGGACATGCACATGCGCACCAAGGTCAAGGGCATCTTTGCCGCCGGAGACATAACCAACGTCTTCAAGCAGATAGCGGTAGCGGTAGGCCAGGGAGCGATAGCGGCCAACTCCGCCAAGGAGCTCCTTGAGGAGTGGAACTCGAAGGTCGTGGAGTGAATTTTCACTCCCCCTAGTTCTTTTCTCTCGACCTTCCCCTTTCCAAAGTTCCTCCAAATAGGGAAATTTTCCCGTTCTCTCGAAAATTCTTCGGTCAAAGATGTTCATTGATGAACATAGGGTTATATAGGAAAAGCTCGACCTTCTCCCGGTGATGCACATGGTGGTTAGACCGAACGTTAAGGAGCTCCCCGGACCCAAGGCCAAGGAGGTCATTAAGAGGAACTTCGAGACCCTCGCAGTTACCACACAGGACCCCGAGACCCTTCCGATAGTCATCGACCACGGAGATGGAATCCTTGTCTACGACGTTGATGGAAACACCTTCTACGACTTCGGAAGCGGCGTCGGCGTGCTGAACGTCGGCCACGCCCACCCGAGGGTCGTCGAGGCCGTCAAGAGGCAGGCAGAGAAGTTCACCCACTTCGCGCTCAACGACTTCTTCTACGAGAACGCAGTCATACTCGCCCAGAAGCTCGCCGAGCTCGCCCCCGGTGACTTCCCGAAGAAGGTCGTATACCAGAACAGTGGTGCCGAGGCCAACGAGGCCATGATGAAGCTCGTCAAGTACGGAACCGGCAGGAAGAGGTTCATAGCATTCTACCACGCCTTCCACGGAAGAAGCCAGGCCGTTCTTTCCCTGACGGCGAGCAAGTGGGTTCAGCAGGACAGGTTCTTCCCGACGATGCCGGGAGTTGAGCACATCCCCTACCCGAACCCATACAGGAACCCCTGGCACATCGACGGCTACGCCGAGCCGGACGAGCTCGTCAACCGCGTTATCGAGTTCATCGAGGAGTACGTATTCCGCCACGTCCCGCCGCACGAGGTCGGTGCCATAGTCTTCGAGCCGATACAGGGTGAGGGCGGCTACGTCGTCCCGCCGAAGAACTTCTTCAAGGAACTCAAGAAGCTCGCCGACAGCTACGGAATCCTCTTAGCGGACGACGAGGTTCAGATGGGCGTCGGAAGGACGGGCAAGTTCTGGGCCATCGAGCACTTCGGCGTTGCCCCTGACACCATCCAGTTCGGTAAGGCAATAGGCGGTGGAATTCCGCTCGCCGGTGTTGTCCACAGGGCGGAGATAGCCTTTGACAAGCCGGGCAGGCACGCCTCGACCTTCGGAGGCAACCCCGTCGCTATAGCGGCCGGAATAGAGGTCGTCGAGATCGTCAAGGAGCTCCTCCCGCACGTCCAGGAGGTTGGAGACTACCTCCACAAGAGGCTCAAGGAGTTCGAGGAGCGCTATGAAGTCATCGGCGATGCCCGCGGCCTCGGACTGGCCCAGGCCGTCGAGATCGTCAAGAGCAAGGACACCAAGGAGAAGAACCCAGAGCTCAGGGACAGGATCGTCAAGGAGGCCGTCAAGAGGGGTCTTATCCTTCTCGGCTGCGGTGACAACAGCATAAGGTTCATACCGCCGCTGACCATCCAGAAGGAGGAAATAGACGTCGCGATGGAGATATTCGAGGAGAGCCTCAAGAAAGCTCTCGGCTGATTCCCTCCCGTTCCTCATTTTATTGTCCACTTGTTTTCAGGTCATAGTAAACGGTTACCACCGCAGCAACAAGCTTTTAAAGTTTAAACTTGAAATTCTGGCGGTGGTGAAAGTGGTGGATCTGACCGAGATGCTCAAGCCGTACGGTCACTATGTACTCGGGGGAGCGGTGGTCGTTTTCCTCGCGTACATCTGGGCGAAGAGGAAGGAGTACAAGGCGCCTGCCACGATAGCCCTCTCGGCAATCCTCGCGGCAGTGGTTGCCATAGCCACCAACGTGATAAAGGTGCCGACTCCTGCAACGGGGGGCTACATAAACCTCGGGGACACAATGGTCATGTTCTCGGCCATGGTCTTCGGGCCGGTCGTCGGAGTCTTCGCCGGCGGTGTTGGTTCGGCCCTTGGAGACATCATCGGCGGCTACCCGGGATGGGCACCGATAACCCTCGTCGTCAAGGGACTTGAGGGACTGGCCATAGGGTACCTCGCCAGGAGGAGCGACAACGTCTCGACCCTAGTCATAGCCGGAATCGTCGGTGGAATGATAATGGTCTCCGGCTACTTCCTCTTCGAGGCTTACATGTTCGGTGTCCCAGCGGCCCTGACGGAAGTTCCGGGGAACATCGTTCAGGCAGTCACTGGAATAATAGTCGGAACGGGATTGGCAACGATAATAAAGAAGAGGTACCCCGAGGTCGCGGACCTCATCTAAACTTCCAGCTTTTTCAGTTCTTCCCACATCTCACTTTCCTTGAGGAGGGGCTCAACTGATATTCTCCTTGAGGCCCTTTTTATCTGTCCCAGATACTTGGAATCAGCTACCACGGCATCGTATCCCAGCTCTTCAATCTTGTATATCCTGAGCTTGCAGTCCCTGAGGAGTTCAACGGAGTGCTCAAGAAAAGCCGGGCCGACAAGGAGGATATCCGGTTCAAGGCCCTCCTCCCGGAGCTCCGCTATGGCCCTCGCCAGGATGTCCTTTATCTCATCAATCCCCTGCATTCCGCGCCCCCTCCACGATTTTTACGCCGCTCGATGTTCCGATTCTGGTCGCGCCCGCCTCTATCATCGCCAGGGCCTGTTCGTAGGTTCTGATGCCACCGGCGGCCTTGACGCCCATTTCCTCGCCAACGACCTGCCTCATGAGCCTTACGTCCTCGACGGTGGCCCCACCTGTTCCGAAGCCCGTTGAGGTCTTCACGAAGTCCGCTCCCGCTTCCTTTGCCAGCTCGCAGGCCTTAACCTTCTCCTCCTCGGTGAGATAGCATGTCTCGATGATGACCTTGACAATCGCGCCCCTTTCGTGGGCGACCTTGACTACCGCCTCGATGTCCCTCTTGACGTACTCGTAGTCCCCGTCCTTCAGAGCGCCGATGTTGATGACCATGTCCAGCTCGTCAGCGCCGTCCTCCAAGGCCTTTTCCGCCTCAAAGACCTTGACCTCAGTCGGTGTTGCGCCGAGAGGGAAGCCTATGACCGTGGCGACCCTCACGTCCGAGCCCCTAAGGACTTCTTTTGCCAGTTTCACCCTGTAGGGGTTCACACAGACGGCATAGAAGCCATACTCCTTAGCTTCCTCACAGAGCTTAACTATGTCATCGGTGGTAGCGTATGGTTTGAGATTCGTATGGTCGATATATTTAGCAATATCGAAATGATCACCCATAATCATCACCAATACCTACTTTCCATGAAGGTATTTAGACTTTTTCTCCTCAAAAATGGGCAATTTATCGGAAAATCTGCAGGGTTTAATTGGATCTTCGGCAATTTTTTGAAGTTATCCGGCATAGGGTGGACAAAAGACAGCGACATGCGGGACATCCAACCCACACGAAAGGAAAGAAAAGTCACCTCCTCCTGAAGAGAAGGAGGAGCAGCGGCAGTATAACCACAGATGCCGGCCCGCATATTCCCTGAGCGCCCTCGGGGGACGTTTGAGAGTCCGTCGGCGGCGCCGTTACCGTGGGGCCAAAGTAAGCCGTCCCGTTCGGAAGAGCGTACACGGGCGCCGTCCCCGAAGAGCATCTGACCAGCTCGGGGTTTTTGCTTTCTCCGTACGGCATCCATGCGTAGCTCCCGTTCCCGGTCTCGTACCACCCTATCTTCAAGTTGTAGCCCGCAAAGCCCCACTTGGCAACTTTCACAATGGCGTTGATATCCGATTCGCTCACGTTGATTACGCCGTTGTCTGCCAGCCAGCCAAGCTCGGCCAGCAACGCGGCGGAGGCGTTAACCTCCGACGGGTCGACCGCTGGGGAGGGCCTCACCACCGAGGTCTTGACGAGTGTGAGGGAAACATCGCAGAAAACACCAAAGGCATTAAGGAAGTCCCTAACGGCGGCGCTTACCTCCCCGTCCGATTTGTTCATCGCTTCGACCTTGAGCTCGAACTGCCCGGCGCGCACCACGTCTGCAGGGTCTACTCCACGTTCCCGCAGGCACGCCTCGAACTGGGGATTGGGCTTCCATGTGCAGACTCCATTGAGACAGCCACAGGTCGTCATTCCGAGGCAGTCGTACCACGCCCTGTACACGCAGGGTGTTACGATCTTAGATGCCACCTCATTGGGGGCGCAGACTTCCCCCGAGCAGCCGCCGGTGGCACAGTCAGCATCGGATGTGCACTCACCACCACGGTCGGGGGAAAGGGAAATCCTCACCCCGTTTCTCTCGAAGGTCTTGTTGCCCGTGATGTTCCAGCCCTCGGCCCTGAGCTTCCCCAGTGCCCCTTCTGTGATGAGGAGGGAGACGTTCAGGGAAGCCACCGAGACCGTCTGAGACTTCCTCTCGATGGGTATCCCAACCCGGACGTGAAGCCCATCGCTGGCATTCCAGACCAGGACGTAGAGCCTCTTATCGTAGTGAGAACGGAAGATGAACGTGCCGTTCGTGGAGAGGACGTTATGTGCAGCATCAAAACGCCAGAGGTTGTAATTTATCCCGGGTTTGTTGAGAACGACTTCAACCGCGTACGCATCGGCCGGACTCATGCACGCCCTGACAAGGGGCGTTACCATGAACATCAGGAGAACAAGGAAAGCCATCACCCGCCTCATAGTCCCACCGATAAAACTACGCGGCGGAAATATATACACCTATCCATAGCTTCAGCCGGGATTGAAGCTAAAACCTTTATATGCCCCGGAAAGAATATCACCCGAGGTGATTGAGATGGAGAACCCGTTTGAGATAACCGGAGTCGTTGCCAGGG contains:
- a CDS encoding SagB/ThcOx family dehydrogenase, which translates into the protein MNFRHVSYIVVALVVASSLLLVLKPYLLWRGVGETLSGEVIALPEPRLDSDVSVEEAIARRRSIRSYRDEPITLNQLSQLLWAAQGITARRTRFRASPSAGATYPFEVYVVAGNVEALAPGVYRYDPFNHTLVLVKAGDYRKALQSAALDQRWVGDAPLSIVLVAFYGRTTSRYGERGIRYVHMEAGHIGQNIYLQATALNLGTVAVGAFYDEDVAEILGTDGAPLYIFPVGVPNG
- a CDS encoding ferritin family protein, producing the protein MEMYEVDEIVEFLSRLNYREALAYWIEGEKKEAEFYRELAIRARNLGLGGELVKTFEKLAEDSLNHASELEMSFREAYGEVPGSDLPPIEVLPVLDRLERADQLPEVIRAAMESELIAHESYRLLSERVDDPELRGLYRKLADVEWSHYELLRQRYNELVKEKV
- a CDS encoding THUMP domain-containing protein translates to MTILLVTTPQGREGDAILELEWALERVRVRGTDWRGVLLAETPLSRGEAIDRLRNFETQAIQRVVPLDLVVPARREEIERAVLEVARKIDGTFAVRAKVRGNRGLSQRELEVKLGSLIVEAFGLKVNLSDPDYTVAVEVLGKKAGIGLVGRGELLRFEVKG
- the trxB gene encoding thioredoxin-disulfide reductase, whose product is MFSLGGFSRGGEYENKTWDVLIIGAGPAGFTAAIYAARFGLETLILSKDLGGNMALTDLIENYPGFPEGISGSELTNRMHEQVKKLGVDIVFDEVERIDPTECAYYEGPCKFAVRTKNGKEYKAKTIIIAVGAAPRKLHVPGEEELTGRGVSYCATCDGPLFKGKKVIVVGGGNTALQEALYLKSIGVDVTLVHRRDKFRADKILQDRFKESGIPTILNTVVTEIKGTNKVEAVKLKNRVTGEETEMAVDGVFIFIGYEPKTDFVKHLGITDEYGYIPVDMHMRTKVKGIFAAGDITNVFKQIAVAVGQGAIAANSAKELLEEWNSKVVE
- a CDS encoding ATPase, coding for MEAGGLKLYPYQSYEVYGLSRNPFEQLASEGITDVESIHVYQEVDMRLQMIISEVIGNKSSIALSIVGPLGMGKTQRLKTIAKAIEENRGKAIYVKVDTNDILKLTRDIFYALKPPRSRTNIFLENLSRKLGFIDRLEKMLSNRDEYKSRDIAELLTEQMGKYPYCALLLDELENMQTASEREKIQFFEMLRHFISNMPQGCIVAFACVPEAYEEYSKIFPAFFMRLHYEFKLRPMSIDEAYELVKKRLNRVRIRDTDDPLYPFTEEAVKLIHELGKGNPRQILRLLHYVLSEAAKHKFDPIDDYVVTTILEEPKSLEEYLTRIPKEYKDLVEAIVHEFNGGPVSYIQIAKIVKRPGIQVYDQLNELIRLGFLVGDPKGNYKVPEYVRKFLEEGEETEEVEE
- a CDS encoding ferritin family protein, whose product is MVDLEGVSLLEELPLRELLAYWISLEGDKALLYEKLSEKAKGMEIEGAVCDMFKLLSQEARRHERKLRNLYTRNFEEDIPTVSGPSLEELSDIRELESENDVFAVLKCALELEEVSERIYSILAEKADDEIMKAVFRYLGSTERLHERAVESLIRDYRYHNGIKEGVKA
- a CDS encoding CGP-CTERM-anchored Cys-rich protein produces the protein MRRVMAFLVLLMFMVTPLVRACMSPADAYAVEVVLNKPGINYNLWRFDAAHNVLSTNGTFIFRSHYDKRLYVLVWNASDGLHVRVGIPIERKSQTVSVASLNVSLLITEGALGKLRAEGWNITGNKTFERNGVRISLSPDRGGECTSDADCATGGCSGEVCAPNEVASKIVTPCVYRAWYDCLGMTTCGCLNGVCTWKPNPQFEACLRERGVDPADVVRAGQFELKVEAMNKSDGEVSAAVRDFLNAFGVFCDVSLTLVKTSVVRPSPAVDPSEVNASAALLAELGWLADNGVINVSESDINAIVKVAKWGFAGYNLKIGWYETGNGSYAWMPYGESKNPELVRCSSGTAPVYALPNGTAYFGPTVTAPPTDSQTSPEGAQGICGPASVVILPLLLLLFRRR
- a CDS encoding 4Fe-4S dicluster domain-containing protein, translated to MVNKMMFVLLKQFVKKPATNPFPVKHAPANVTELIEKVQKGEVQINPPVPVPEDFRGKLVYTPERCIGCRLCIMVCPANAMEWVPELKKIRHYVSRCMFCALCVDVCPGKKFPGEKKAVKALRMSEEFLLADYDKYSDNLIEEPPEAKELFKKEVKEAVESEG
- the deoC gene encoding deoxyribose-phosphate aldolase — protein: MGDHFDIAKYIDHTNLKPYATTDDIVKLCEEAKEYGFYAVCVNPYRVKLAKEVLRGSDVRVATVIGFPLGATPTEVKVFEAEKALEDGADELDMVINIGALKDGDYEYVKRDIEAVVKVAHERGAIVKVIIETCYLTEEEKVKACELAKEAGADFVKTSTGFGTGGATVEDVRLMRQVVGEEMGVKAAGGIRTYEQALAMIEAGATRIGTSSGVKIVEGARNAGD
- a CDS encoding metal-dependent hydrolase; the protein is MPNYDAHLLSGIVSYPLTVFLAFMLRDYAGVPFVLSTAAMVIGYALYVLGADLPDMDHPNALIHRGTKPIVAVAVGSAVFVQSLGSINLGGEPLNVAAAWGIGALAGLIAWYGFTAVMPRHRGIVHSLLFAAIYGVLGYALVNFGLGMTTGEGLYVGFVAFSGYTLHLVLDREISLL
- a CDS encoding family 4B encapsulin nanocompartment shell protein — protein: MQGIDEIKDILARAIAELREEGLEPDILLVGPAFLEHSVELLRDCKLRIYKIEELGYDAVVADSKYLGQIKRASRRISVEPLLKESEMWEELKKLEV
- a CDS encoding ornithine aminotransferase yields the protein MVVRPNVKELPGPKAKEVIKRNFETLAVTTQDPETLPIVIDHGDGILVYDVDGNTFYDFGSGVGVLNVGHAHPRVVEAVKRQAEKFTHFALNDFFYENAVILAQKLAELAPGDFPKKVVYQNSGAEANEAMMKLVKYGTGRKRFIAFYHAFHGRSQAVLSLTASKWVQQDRFFPTMPGVEHIPYPNPYRNPWHIDGYAEPDELVNRVIEFIEEYVFRHVPPHEVGAIVFEPIQGEGGYVVPPKNFFKELKKLADSYGILLADDEVQMGVGRTGKFWAIEHFGVAPDTIQFGKAIGGGIPLAGVVHRAEIAFDKPGRHASTFGGNPVAIAAGIEVVEIVKELLPHVQEVGDYLHKRLKEFEERYEVIGDARGLGLAQAVEIVKSKDTKEKNPELRDRIVKEAVKRGLILLGCGDNSIRFIPPLTIQKEEIDVAMEIFEESLKKALG
- a CDS encoding ECF transporter S component, encoding MVKVVDLTEMLKPYGHYVLGGAVVVFLAYIWAKRKEYKAPATIALSAILAAVVAIATNVIKVPTPATGGYINLGDTMVMFSAMVFGPVVGVFAGGVGSALGDIIGGYPGWAPITLVVKGLEGLAIGYLARRSDNVSTLVIAGIVGGMIMVSGYFLFEAYMFGVPAALTEVPGNIVQAVTGIIVGTGLATIIKKRYPEVADLI